In Balearica regulorum gibbericeps isolate bBalReg1 chromosome 14, bBalReg1.pri, whole genome shotgun sequence, one genomic interval encodes:
- the LOC104630065 gene encoding C-terminal-binding protein 2 isoform X2 — MDRHKVKRQRLDRICEGIRPPIVNGPMPARPLVALLDGRDCTVEMPILKDVATVAFCDAQSTQEIHEKVLNEAVGALMYHTITLSRQDLEKFKALRVIVRIGSGYDNVDIKSAAELGIAVCNIPSSSVEETADSTLCHILNLYRRVTWLHQAMREGNRASSVEQIREVAGGAVRIRGETLGIIGLGRVGQAVALRAKSFGFNVIFYDPYLPDGVERSLGLQRVGTLQDLLMHSDCITLHCSLNEHNHHLINDFTIKQMRQGCFLVNTARGGLVDEKALAQALKEGRIRGTALDVHESEPFSFAQGPLKDAPNVICTPHTAWYSEQASIESREDAAKEIRRAITGHIPDALRNCVNKEYLLLAAQWSSIDPATVHPELNGAAAYRFPPGVVGVATPGLPEPPVVEGIVAHGIPSVSHSAPRTPSPGETSKLDADREIPADQ; from the exons GCATACGTCCTCCTATTGTGAATGGCCCAATGCCAGCACGGCCACTGGTTGCACTCCTGGATGGACGAGATTGCACTGTGGAGATGCCCATTTTGAAGGATGTTGCTACAGTGGCATTTTGTGATGCTCAGTCAACTCAGGAAATCCATGAAAAG GTGCTGAATGAGGCAGTAGGAGCTCTGATGTATCACACCATTACCCTTTCTCGTCAGGATCTGGAGAAATTCAAAGCCCTCAGGGTCATTGTGCGTATTGGCAGTGGCTATGACAATGTTGACATCAAATCCGCTGCAGAATTAG GCATTGCAGTTTGCAACATCCCTTCTTCCTCAGTAGAGGAGACTGCTGACTCCACCCTCTGCCACATCTTGAACCTCTATCGCCGTGTTACTTGGCTACATCAGGCTATGCGGGAAGGGAATCGAGCCTCAAGTGTAGAACAGATTCGAGAGGTGGCTGGAGGCGCTGTGCGTATCCGTGGGGAGACTTTGGGCATCATTGGACTAG GCCGAGTTGGACAGGCAGTGGCTCTGCGAGCCAAGTCCTTTGGCTTCAACGTGATTTTCTATGATCCCTATCTGCCGGATGGAGTGGAGCGATCCTTGGGTTTACAACGAGTAGGAACCCTGCAGGATCTACTAATGCACAGCGATTGCATCACATTGCACTGCAGCCTGAATGAACATAACCATCACCTCATCAATGACTTCACTATTAAACAG atgCGCCAGGGCTGCTTCTTAGTGAACACAGCCCGGGGAGGGCTGGTAGATGAGAAAGCCTTAGCACAAGCCTTGAAAGAGGGGAGAATCAGAGGAACAGCATTGGATGTGCATGAGTCTGAGCCTTTCAG CTTTGCTCAGGGGCCCTTAAAAGATGCACCCAATGTGATCTGCACCCCTCACACTGCCTGGTACAGTGAGCAGGCTTCCATTGAATCCAGAGAAGATGCAGCCAAAGAGATCCGCAGAGCTATTACAG GTCACATACCTGATGCTTTGAGGAACTGTGTTAATAAGGAGTACTTGCTGTTAGCAGCTCAGTGGTCCAGTATTGATCCTGCAACTGTCCACCCAGAACTCAACGGAGCTGCAGCTTACAG gTTTCCTCCAGGAGTAGTGGGAGTAGCCACCCCTGGGCTACCAGAACCGCCAGTAGTGGAAGGAATTGTAGCTCATGGGATCccttctgtttctcactctgcacCGCGTACCCCTTCCCCAGGAGAGACAAGCAAACTGGATGCAGACAGAGAGATTCCTGCTGACCAATAG
- the LOC104630065 gene encoding C-terminal-binding protein 2 isoform X1 — protein MDRHKVKRQRLDRICEGIRPPIVNGPMPARPLVALLDGRDCTVEMPILKDVATVAFCDAQSTQEIHEKVLNEAVGALMYHTITLSRQDLEKFKALRVIVRIGSGYDNVDIKSAAELGIAVCNIPSSSVEETADSTLCHILNLYRRVTWLHQAMREGNRASSVEQIREVAGGAVRIRGETLGIIGLGRVGQAVALRAKSFGFNVIFYDPYLPDGVERSLGLQRVGTLQDLLMHSDCITLHCSLNEHNHHLINDFTIKQMRQGCFLVNTARGGLVDEKALAQALKEGRIRGTALDVHESEPFSFAQGPLKDAPNVICTPHTAWYSEQASIESREDAAKEIRRAITETSCSEESLPCPVLSCGGHIPDALRNCVNKEYLLLAAQWSSIDPATVHPELNGAAAYRFPPGVVGVATPGLPEPPVVEGIVAHGIPSVSHSAPRTPSPGETSKLDADREIPADQ, from the exons GCATACGTCCTCCTATTGTGAATGGCCCAATGCCAGCACGGCCACTGGTTGCACTCCTGGATGGACGAGATTGCACTGTGGAGATGCCCATTTTGAAGGATGTTGCTACAGTGGCATTTTGTGATGCTCAGTCAACTCAGGAAATCCATGAAAAG GTGCTGAATGAGGCAGTAGGAGCTCTGATGTATCACACCATTACCCTTTCTCGTCAGGATCTGGAGAAATTCAAAGCCCTCAGGGTCATTGTGCGTATTGGCAGTGGCTATGACAATGTTGACATCAAATCCGCTGCAGAATTAG GCATTGCAGTTTGCAACATCCCTTCTTCCTCAGTAGAGGAGACTGCTGACTCCACCCTCTGCCACATCTTGAACCTCTATCGCCGTGTTACTTGGCTACATCAGGCTATGCGGGAAGGGAATCGAGCCTCAAGTGTAGAACAGATTCGAGAGGTGGCTGGAGGCGCTGTGCGTATCCGTGGGGAGACTTTGGGCATCATTGGACTAG GCCGAGTTGGACAGGCAGTGGCTCTGCGAGCCAAGTCCTTTGGCTTCAACGTGATTTTCTATGATCCCTATCTGCCGGATGGAGTGGAGCGATCCTTGGGTTTACAACGAGTAGGAACCCTGCAGGATCTACTAATGCACAGCGATTGCATCACATTGCACTGCAGCCTGAATGAACATAACCATCACCTCATCAATGACTTCACTATTAAACAG atgCGCCAGGGCTGCTTCTTAGTGAACACAGCCCGGGGAGGGCTGGTAGATGAGAAAGCCTTAGCACAAGCCTTGAAAGAGGGGAGAATCAGAGGAACAGCATTGGATGTGCATGAGTCTGAGCCTTTCAG CTTTGCTCAGGGGCCCTTAAAAGATGCACCCAATGTGATCTGCACCCCTCACACTGCCTGGTACAGTGAGCAGGCTTCCATTGAATCCAGAGAAGATGCAGCCAAAGAGATCCGCAGAGCTATTACAG AGACCAGTTGTTCAGAGGAGAGTCTCCCCTGCCCTGTGTTATCCTGTGGAG GTCACATACCTGATGCTTTGAGGAACTGTGTTAATAAGGAGTACTTGCTGTTAGCAGCTCAGTGGTCCAGTATTGATCCTGCAACTGTCCACCCAGAACTCAACGGAGCTGCAGCTTACAG gTTTCCTCCAGGAGTAGTGGGAGTAGCCACCCCTGGGCTACCAGAACCGCCAGTAGTGGAAGGAATTGTAGCTCATGGGATCccttctgtttctcactctgcacCGCGTACCCCTTCCCCAGGAGAGACAAGCAAACTGGATGCAGACAGAGAGATTCCTGCTGACCAATAG
- the LOC104630065 gene encoding C-terminal-binding protein 2 isoform X3 produces MPARPLVALLDGRDCTVEMPILKDVATVAFCDAQSTQEIHEKVLNEAVGALMYHTITLSRQDLEKFKALRVIVRIGSGYDNVDIKSAAELGIAVCNIPSSSVEETADSTLCHILNLYRRVTWLHQAMREGNRASSVEQIREVAGGAVRIRGETLGIIGLGRVGQAVALRAKSFGFNVIFYDPYLPDGVERSLGLQRVGTLQDLLMHSDCITLHCSLNEHNHHLINDFTIKQMRQGCFLVNTARGGLVDEKALAQALKEGRIRGTALDVHESEPFSFAQGPLKDAPNVICTPHTAWYSEQASIESREDAAKEIRRAITETSCSEESLPCPVLSCGGHIPDALRNCVNKEYLLLAAQWSSIDPATVHPELNGAAAYRFPPGVVGVATPGLPEPPVVEGIVAHGIPSVSHSAPRTPSPGETSKLDADREIPADQ; encoded by the exons ATGCCAGCACGGCCACTGGTTGCACTCCTGGATGGACGAGATTGCACTGTGGAGATGCCCATTTTGAAGGATGTTGCTACAGTGGCATTTTGTGATGCTCAGTCAACTCAGGAAATCCATGAAAAG GTGCTGAATGAGGCAGTAGGAGCTCTGATGTATCACACCATTACCCTTTCTCGTCAGGATCTGGAGAAATTCAAAGCCCTCAGGGTCATTGTGCGTATTGGCAGTGGCTATGACAATGTTGACATCAAATCCGCTGCAGAATTAG GCATTGCAGTTTGCAACATCCCTTCTTCCTCAGTAGAGGAGACTGCTGACTCCACCCTCTGCCACATCTTGAACCTCTATCGCCGTGTTACTTGGCTACATCAGGCTATGCGGGAAGGGAATCGAGCCTCAAGTGTAGAACAGATTCGAGAGGTGGCTGGAGGCGCTGTGCGTATCCGTGGGGAGACTTTGGGCATCATTGGACTAG GCCGAGTTGGACAGGCAGTGGCTCTGCGAGCCAAGTCCTTTGGCTTCAACGTGATTTTCTATGATCCCTATCTGCCGGATGGAGTGGAGCGATCCTTGGGTTTACAACGAGTAGGAACCCTGCAGGATCTACTAATGCACAGCGATTGCATCACATTGCACTGCAGCCTGAATGAACATAACCATCACCTCATCAATGACTTCACTATTAAACAG atgCGCCAGGGCTGCTTCTTAGTGAACACAGCCCGGGGAGGGCTGGTAGATGAGAAAGCCTTAGCACAAGCCTTGAAAGAGGGGAGAATCAGAGGAACAGCATTGGATGTGCATGAGTCTGAGCCTTTCAG CTTTGCTCAGGGGCCCTTAAAAGATGCACCCAATGTGATCTGCACCCCTCACACTGCCTGGTACAGTGAGCAGGCTTCCATTGAATCCAGAGAAGATGCAGCCAAAGAGATCCGCAGAGCTATTACAG AGACCAGTTGTTCAGAGGAGAGTCTCCCCTGCCCTGTGTTATCCTGTGGAG GTCACATACCTGATGCTTTGAGGAACTGTGTTAATAAGGAGTACTTGCTGTTAGCAGCTCAGTGGTCCAGTATTGATCCTGCAACTGTCCACCCAGAACTCAACGGAGCTGCAGCTTACAG gTTTCCTCCAGGAGTAGTGGGAGTAGCCACCCCTGGGCTACCAGAACCGCCAGTAGTGGAAGGAATTGTAGCTCATGGGATCccttctgtttctcactctgcacCGCGTACCCCTTCCCCAGGAGAGACAAGCAAACTGGATGCAGACAGAGAGATTCCTGCTGACCAATAG